In the genome of Dermacentor silvarum isolate Dsil-2018 chromosome 1, BIME_Dsil_1.4, whole genome shotgun sequence, one region contains:
- the LOC119458372 gene encoding mitochondrial sodium/calcium exchanger protein produces MVACERVHDLNTTALQCAFVRDTADCHVDESWLEYTTFAYCGPLAPYLPIGAEVLGIALLFLVLGMTADDFLCPALVVMSRTLRLSESVAGVTLLAFGNGAPDIISSLAGIEQSRPALVIGELLGAGTFVTAVVAGTVFLLCRFELEPDSFLRDTVFYLAASFWTFYLFHAGGVTLGHAVGYLGLYCVYIVVVLVGHFWKQAHPEELPALPDSPVKVVVDVPAEPPVHSHLLVPPATPDWVQERRSSVSSVASNSSTGVARRRRSSTGSLHRHHEHAIAAFMQASHEASMERRISQCSQPPLEPIVVSEKTPLLGTTRTPSVVVQDPGPWAEFLSQLVPWDPEEWAERGNAGKIYDVVTFPVRFVLVLTVPVVDYENAKNNWCRPLNALHCVTAPFFVVVVLGRADDYIAGKLPCWALALLIGGIAALLVWFSSSFESAPRYHFAFGYAGFILSVLWIYGVANELLDLLRTLGLVAGISDAILGLTVLAWGNSLGDFVTNVAVARQGYPSMAMAACFGGPLLNLLMGVGLPYTVKLAPVGFGARLPLELTPLVSTLYGGLVASLLLSLYATLFCRYQSSRIHGASLLALYTLFLAAAVTVETTYA; encoded by the coding sequence ATGGTCGCCTGCGAGAGGGTCCACGATCTCAACACCACGGCGCTGCAGTGCGCTTTCGTTCGGGACACTGCCGACTGTCATGTGGACGAGTCGTGGCTCGAGTACACCACGTTCGCCTACTGCGGTCCACTAGCGCCCTACCTTCCGATCGGCGCCGAGGTGCTCGGGATCGCTCTGCTTTTCCTCGTGCTGGGCATGACTGCTGACGACTTCCTGTGCCCAGCGCTCGTGGTCATGTCGCGCACACTACGCCTCTCGGAGAGTGTGGCCGGCGTCACGCTGCTCGCCTTCGGCAACGGCGCGCCCGACATAATCTCCTCGCTCGCCGGCATCGAGCAGTCGCGACCCGCGCTCGTCATCGGGGAGTTGCTCGGCGCCGGCACGTTCGTCACCGCCGTGGTGGCTGGCACCGTATTCTTGCTGTGCCGCTTCGAGCTGGAACCGGACTCGTTTCTGCGCGACACAGTCTTCTACTTGGCCGCATCCTTTTGGACCTTCTATCTCTTCCACGCCGGTGGCGTGACGCTGGGTCATGCCGTCGGCTACCTTGGCCTGTACTGCGTCTACATTGTGGTCGTGCTTGTCGGCCACTTCTGGAAGCAGGCGCACCCAGAGGAACTTCCCGCACTTCCGGACAGCCCCGTCAAGGTGGTGGTGGATGTGCCCGCAGAGCCTCCGGTCCATAGTCACCTCCTCGTACCGCCGGCGACGCCCGACTGGGTACAGGAACGGAGGTCTTCAGTCAGTAGCGTGGCGAGCAACAGCAGCACCGGCGTGGCACGGCGGCGGCGAAGTTCCACTGGCAGCCTCCACCGgcaccacgagcacgccatcgcgGCCTTCATGCAGGCCTCGCACGAGGCATCGATGGAGCGCCGTATATCCCAATGCTCGCAACCGCCACTCGAGCCCATCGTGGTGAGCGAGAAGACGCCGCTCCTGGGCACTACCCGGACCCCCTCCGTGGTCGTCCAGGACCCGGGACCTTGGGCCGAGTTCCTGTCCCAGCTGGTGCCTTGGGACCCTGAGGAGTGGGCCGAACGCGGTAACGCTGGAAAGATATACGACGTCGTCACGTTTCCTGTGCGGTTCGTTCTCGTGCTGACAGTGCCTGTTGTGGACTACGAGAACGCCAAGAACAACTGGTGTCGTCCGCTTAACGCCTTACATTGCGTGACTGCGcctttcttcgtggtagtcgttCTCGGCCGCGCCGACGACTACATCGCCGGCAAACTTCCTTGCTGGGCGCTGGCCCTCCTCATTGGCGGCATCGCTGCGCTGCTTGTGTGGTTCAGCTCTAGCTTCGAGAGCGCACCGCGCTACCATTTTGCTTTCGGCTACGCGGGTTTTATTCTGTCCGTGCTGTGGATCTACGGCGTGGCCAACGAACTGCTGGACCTCTTGCGCACCTTGGGCCTGGTAGCGGGCATCAGTGACGCCATCTTAGGACTTACTGTGCTCGCGTGGGGCAATAGTCTCGGAGACTTTGTGACCAACGTTGCCGTGGCGCGTCAGGGATATCCGAGCATGGCCATGGCTGCGTGCTTTGGCGGGCCGCTTCTCAACCTGCTCATGGGCGTCGGTCTTCCGTACACGGTCAAACTGGCGCCAGTGGGCTTCGGCGCCCGGCTTCCGCTGGAGCTCACGCCGCTCGTGTCAACCCTCTATGGAGGCCTTGTTGCTTCGCTGTTGCTGTCGCTGTACGCCACGCTGTTCTGCCGGTACCAGTCGAGTCGCATTCATggggcttccttgcttgccctgTACACGCTCTTCTTGGCAGCTGCAGTGACCGTGGAGACTACGTACGCCTAG